A stretch of DNA from Ignavibacteriota bacterium:
CGGGGGAGTTTGGGCATGGGACGTGTCATTCGAAGTAGGTGTGTCTGAGAATTCGTTCAATGCGGTCGAATATGGCGTCGGGATTGTCGCGGCCGTCGAAGAGCGAGATACGCCAGGGTTCGGCGCCCGCGATACTGCGGTAGCCAGCGGCGACCCGCGCGAAGAATTCCTCGTCAGCCGCTTCCATGCGGTCGTCGTCCCGGCCCTGCGCCGCGCGTCTCCGTCTGCTCTCGGCCACGTCGATGTCGAGCAGGAAGGTGATGTCCGGCAACAGCCCGCCCGTGGCGAGGCGGTGCACTTCGGCGATGGACGACAGATCGATGCCGCGCCCGTGACCCTGATAGGCGGTGGTCGAGTCGAGAAAACGGTCCGCGATGACACTCGTGCCGCGCGCGAGGGCGGGGCGGATGACCTCCTCGATCAATTGCGCCCGCGCGGCGGAAAACAACAGCAGTTCCGCAACAGGCCGCAGCGCGTGATGGTCCCGGTCCAGAAGTATGTCGCGCACGCGTTCCGACACCGTCGTGCCTCCCGGTTCACGGACAAAGAGATGCGGAATGTCGTGTTTTTCGAGCCAGGCACGCGTGCGAGAGCACTGCGTGGATTTGCCCGAGGAGTCGATGCCCTCGAAGGTAATGAATCGTGCGGGGAAGGAGTGCATAACGATGGGATCAGTGCGCGCGGGGATGATAGGTGCGGTGCACGTCGCGCAGGTATTCGCGGTCGACATGCGTGTATATCTGCGTCGTGCCGATGTCGGCGTGGCCGAGCATTTCCTGCACGGCCCGCAGATCGGCGCCTCCCTCGAGCAGGTGCGTCGCGAAGGAATGGCGGAACGTGTGCGGGTGTACATCGCTGCGAATGCCCGCGGCCGATGCGTATTTCTTGACAATCGTGAGGATGCTCATGCGCGTGAGACCTCCGCCGCGATGGTTGAGGTACACGATGGAATGCGGCCGCGCGCTGCGCGCGAGCAGGGGACGCGCGTCGCGGAGGTATTTGCGCAGCCACTCGGCGGCGATGTCGCCCAACGGAACGAGACGCTCCTTGCTGCCTTTCCCCAGCACACGAATCAGTTCCTCGTCGAGATGCAGTTGCTCGAGTCGGAAGGTTGCAAGTTCCGTCACCCGCATGCCGGAGGCGTACAGGGTCTCGAGCAGAGAACGGTCGCGCAGGCCGCGAGGAGTCTGCGTCTCGGGTGCCTCGAGTATGCGCGCAACTTCGTCCTGCGTGAGTACCATCGGGAGGTGTTTGGTAAGTGTCGGCGATTCGATAAGGACGGTCGGGTCGGCATCCGCGTACCGCTCCTCCAGGAGGAAGCGGTGAAACTGTTTCAACGCCGATAAAATGCGCGCGGCGCTCGATGGCGCGAGACCCGCGTCGTGCAACGCCTTGAGGTATTGCGACACGTGCTTCTGCGACACCGCCCCTGTGTGAGTCACCTCGAGTCCGGCAAGCCATGCCGCGTAACGTTGCAGATCGCCGCGGTACGCATCGACCGTGTTTGCGGAGAGCCCCCGCTCCAGCGCGATGTGCTGGCGGAAACGGCGCAATGCGGCGTCGAGTGTCACAGTTGGTCGATTCTCCTGATGCGGCTCGAGATGGCGTCGGCGGTCGAGGGCAGTTTCAACAGCTTCGCGGTGCGCTCCGCGTTTTTCTGCGCCGCCTCGGCATCGGCCTCGGTCGGGTATTTGATTCTGTTGTGATGTATGCCTGTGAGAATCGTCAGGAAGCTCTTCTTCACGAGCATCAGTTCGCGGAACGTCAGATCGCAGTACTCGAGCTGTCCCTCCGCGAGGCGTTTGTTCACGGTGTGGTCGATCAGCTTCTCGATGGAATCCACCGTGGGTTCCTCGAGTGCGCGCGCCGCCGCTTCGATCGTGTCGGCCAGCATGACGATCGCCGTTTCTTTGGTGAGCGGGGATGGGCCGGGATATCGGAATTCGCCCGCGACAAGCGACTCGGGCCGCTCCTGTCTTTCCTTCTCGAGGAAATAGGCGACCGTCGTTGTGCCGTGATGCGCGGGAATAAAATCGATCACACGTTGCGGCAAACCGGCCTCGCGCGCCATCGTAATGCCGTCCTCCACATGTTTGATGATGCGGCGCGCACTTTCGACAGGCGGGAGAGATTCGTGGATGTTGTTCGTGCCGAGCTGGTTTTCGACGAAGGCCTCGGGATGCGGGCATTTGCCGATATCGTGATAATACGCGCCGACACGTGCCAGGATGGGATTCGCACCGATGGCCAGCGCGGCCGCCTCGGCAAGTGTACCCATCACGATGCTGTGATGGAAGGTGCCCGGCGCGCGCGACGACAATTCCCGCAGAAGAGGATGGTTAAAATCGGACAGCTCGAGCAGTGTCAGATCGGTGTCGATGCCGAACAATCGTTCGAAGAAATACAGAAGTCCGAACGTCAGGATGGATGAGAGAAGCGCGTTGGCGGCGGCATACAACAAGTCGGTCGTGACCTGGCCCATCGGCACGGCGCGCTGCAGGCCGTCGAAACCGATCACGATCGCGTAACCGAGAAAGATGAAGGTCAGTGACCGGAAGATCTGCGTGCGGTGTTTGATGTCGCGCACGGTGTACAGTGCGAGCGAACCGGCCATCGCCGATGCGAGTATGATGGTGTAATCATTGCCACGAAGCGCGCCCACCAGGAAACTCACGGTCACTGTGGTGTAGAATGCCACGCGCGAATCGAAAATGATTGCCACGAGCATCGACGCAATGGGCACGAGAATCAGATACTGCACGGGCCCGGAGATGGGCACGCTGAACGACAGGTACGCAAACATCGTCGGTATCAGTATGATCAGGCCCAGGAGCAGGAGTTTTTGCGTGCTGCGGAAAATACGTTTGCGGAACAGGGCGAGATAAATTCCGAGGAAGCTGAGGATGGTCGCGGTATGTCCCGCGCGCCCGAGCACCTGAAGCAGCGTGTTGACTTCGCCCGCGCGCTCGATACGCGCCCGCTGATACGAATCGAGTTTGGCCTTGATTGCGGGTGTGATGCGTTCGTGCCTGCTCACGATACGCTCGTTCTGCTTGACGATGCCATCCGTGCGCGGAACTGCGGCGGTCGCGGCCTGCAGGGCGACCTGCGAGCGGCGGGGATTGTGCACGATGTTGGGCGCGGCCACGGATCGTATCAACGCCACGACCAACGGGGCGGGGAACACGTCGCTGTGCGCGCGTGCGCGGACAAATCCGTCGATGTCTCCCCGGTCGAGGAAGTCCCTCACGGGATGCAGTTCCTCGTACTCCGCGTTCTGCAGGGCGAGCGTTGGCTGTTCGAAAGACGC
This window harbors:
- the tmk gene encoding dTMP kinase produces the protein MHSFPARFITFEGIDSSGKSTQCSRTRAWLEKHDIPHLFVREPGGTTVSERVRDILLDRDHHALRPVAELLLFSAARAQLIEEVIRPALARGTSVIADRFLDSTTAYQGHGRGIDLSSIAEVHRLATGGLLPDITFLLDIDVAESRRRRAAQGRDDDRMEAADEEFFARVAAGYRSIAGAEPWRISLFDGRDNPDAIFDRIERILRHTYFE
- the xerD gene encoding site-specific tyrosine recombinase XerD; this translates as MTLDAALRRFRQHIALERGLSANTVDAYRGDLQRYAAWLAGLEVTHTGAVSQKHVSQYLKALHDAGLAPSSAARILSALKQFHRFLLEERYADADPTVLIESPTLTKHLPMVLTQDEVARILEAPETQTPRGLRDRSLLETLYASGMRVTELATFRLEQLHLDEELIRVLGKGSKERLVPLGDIAAEWLRKYLRDARPLLARSARPHSIVYLNHRGGGLTRMSILTIVKKYASAAGIRSDVHPHTFRHSFATHLLEGGADLRAVQEMLGHADIGTTQIYTHVDREYLRDVHRTYHPRAH
- a CDS encoding HDIG domain-containing protein; this encodes MTPNTFRGYRLAVLARLSKFDDNGRARIALGVGLVLFIALLFPKGLSKYYEYSEGTIWNEEDLIAPFSYPIHRIPAVIDDEVHEATRATPLSFDRIDTVGRRAVDSLDVILSVIASVIDSTVPLRPGLDATSRAAPLVLRSIARRGLAVPLSSDDAMILLRLRLADRPRRGSTARPYGALRAFIMPLLDDLYTRGLLDRSRASFEQPTLALQNAEYEELHPVRDFLDRGDIDGFVRARAHSDVFPAPLVVALIRSVAAPNIVHNPRRSQVALQAATAAVPRTDGIVKQNERIVSRHERITPAIKAKLDSYQRARIERAGEVNTLLQVLGRAGHTATILSFLGIYLALFRKRIFRSTQKLLLLGLIILIPTMFAYLSFSVPISGPVQYLILVPIASMLVAIIFDSRVAFYTTVTVSFLVGALRGNDYTIILASAMAGSLALYTVRDIKHRTQIFRSLTFIFLGYAIVIGFDGLQRAVPMGQVTTDLLYAAANALLSSILTFGLLYFFERLFGIDTDLTLLELSDFNHPLLRELSSRAPGTFHHSIVMGTLAEAAALAIGANPILARVGAYYHDIGKCPHPEAFVENQLGTNNIHESLPPVESARRIIKHVEDGITMAREAGLPQRVIDFIPAHHGTTTVAYFLEKERQERPESLVAGEFRYPGPSPLTKETAIVMLADTIEAAARALEEPTVDSIEKLIDHTVNKRLAEGQLEYCDLTFRELMLVKKSFLTILTGIHHNRIKYPTEADAEAAQKNAERTAKLLKLPSTADAISSRIRRIDQL